The DNA region ATCCATCTTAGCGACGCGACGGAGTTCTCCGCCGCGCCGCCCACTCGCCGTCAGAGCTTGGCGTCCTCGATGGCTTGCGCCAGATCCTCATATTCCTCGCAGCCCGCGCCGCAGATGGTCTTGATGGTCGCAAGCTGGTCCTTGGCGAGGTCGATCTTGCCTTGGATCACATAGGCTTCGCCGAGATATTCGCGCACCTGCGCGTAGCTCGGATCGAGCGAGACGGACTTCAGATAATAGCTGATGCCCTCATCGGTCCGGCCGAGCTTGCGCGTCGCATAGCCGCGATAATTAAGGGCTCGCGGCGTATTCGGGTTCTCGAGCAGATCGAGGACGTTCAGCGCCTCGTCGAAGCGCTGGTCCTTGGCGAGCGCATACGCGTATTCGGTCACATATGCATCGGGCAGGACGCCCCGCTCGGCCTTGATGCACCTGTTCCGCTTCAGGTCGAAAATCTGGCCCCTGGCGCATGCGGCCGGAGGGGTGTTGATCCTTGCATTCGTCCCTGCGCCCGTGTCGCCTCCGCCCCCACCTCCGCCCGCGCCGCCTCCGCCACCACCTCCACCCCCGCCGCCTCCACCCCCGCCACCCCCGCCACCCCCGCCTCCACCTCCCGCACTCATGACCGGAGAGATAGCGGCGGCCGAGAGGCTGAGCATGAGTGCGATCGAGGCCGTAGCGAGGCCGCGAGCCGTGCAGTTCCAAAATTGCATGATGGTCCTCCTGGTCATGGATCCGGGACCGTCGACAACACACGCCCCCATGGCTTTATTCGCGCCTCGCCGGCGCAAGGCCCGGGGGATCGCCGCAGCCGCGCCGTCAACCTCGACACAAGCCGTTGAGCAGGCACTGCTAATTTATTCCAGGCCGCGACTTCACAAGAGTGTGAGGCGCGGCTGCCTTGGGCTCGATTTGGCCGGGCGCAGGGGCGGGGATTGCGCTTCGTCGCAAAGGCCCTTATATGCGCGCCTCATCCCACACGCGGTCGGTCCGAGCCGAGAGGCTCAATCCGGTGGCCAGTGACTTGCCCTTGGCTTGTAACTTGGCCTTTGACCGCGGAGGTCCAACCGGAGTTTGAGACATCATGGCGCTACCCGACTTCTCCATGCGTCAGCTCTTGGAAGCTGGCGCCCATTTCGGCCATCAATCGCATCGCTGGAACCCGAAGATGGAATCCTACATCTTCGGCATCCGCAACGGCGTGCATATCATCGATCTCGGCCAGACGGTGCCGCTGCTGCATCGCGGCCTCCAGGCGGTCAGCGACACGGTGGCACGTGGCGGCCGCGTGCTGTTCGTCGGCACCAAGAGGCAGGCGGCCGATCAGATCGCCGACGCCGCTAAGCGCTGCGCCCAGTATTTCGTCAATGCGCGCTGGCTCGGCGGCATGCTGACCAACTGGAAGACGATCTCGAATTCGATCCAGCGTCTGCGTCAGGTCGAGGAGACCTTGGCGGCAGGTGCGCAGGGCCTCACCAAGAAGGAGAGGCTGATGCTGTCGCGCGAGCGCGACAAGCTCGACCGCACCCTCGGCGGCATCAAGGATATGGGCGGCACGCCCGACCTGATCTTCGTGATCGACACGAATAAGGAGCAGCTCGCCATCGAAGAGGCGCGCAAGCTCGGCATCCCGGTCGTCGCCATCCTCGACACCAATTGCAACCCGGATTCGATCACCTTTCCGATCCCGGCCAATGACGATGCCGGTCGCGCCATCTCGCTCTATTGCGACCTGATGGCGCGTGCCGCGATCGACGGCATCTCCCGTCACCACAGCGATCTGGGCATCGACACCGGCGCCGCCGAAGCGCCCGTCCCCGAGCCGCTGCCGGAGGCGGTGAGCGAAGCTGCGGCGAGTGAAATTCCTGCGGCTGCGACCGTCGCCTTCG from Rhizobiales bacterium GAS188 includes:
- a CDS encoding SSU ribosomal protein S2P gives rise to the protein MALPDFSMRQLLEAGAHFGHQSHRWNPKMESYIFGIRNGVHIIDLGQTVPLLHRGLQAVSDTVARGGRVLFVGTKRQAADQIADAAKRCAQYFVNARWLGGMLTNWKTISNSIQRLRQVEETLAAGAQGLTKKERLMLSRERDKLDRTLGGIKDMGGTPDLIFVIDTNKEQLAIEEARKLGIPVVAILDTNCNPDSITFPIPANDDAGRAISLYCDLMARAAIDGISRHHSDLGIDTGAAEAPVPEPLPEAVSEAAASEIPAAATVAFERLVGPRGAPDDLKRLHGLGPEIEKKMNDAGIFHFWQVAAMSPEDTKTLDQELKLSGRIEREHWVDQARSLGEAE